The following are from one region of the Synergistaceae bacterium genome:
- a CDS encoding tetratricopeptide repeat protein: PPTRPVEREFKDETINHQQESPDIDISNMNKAQQEAATGFQLSLDEPPPELWSNISNDDDNSQESSQLYEHYEQGINFQEYNNQTPHGKNFTQRLQRILHERQERASEQKKSEPVQNSYIKKAAIMCTSLVITLLIAWLVLIYLQKKTPDYLNAKALALYNSGEYEQAANEYQRAYKLYPDILTFLTGLAISSEKAGHLQTAKISWEEYINLLPENDSSDKEFARNELNRLNNQEREKTESPQIIPELEPEPAKIETTPQKTPPTFKELMREGTEALNLGIYNNAIINFSQAIELNPKDLRAYIGLAAAYRNKGLYFDAKRIIDDAIKKFGKNPTLLTELNFLKEAK, encoded by the coding sequence CCGCCCACCCGTCCGGTGGAGAGGGAATTTAAAGACGAAACAATTAATCATCAGCAAGAATCGCCGGATATAGATATATCTAACATGAATAAAGCTCAACAGGAGGCAGCTACAGGATTTCAATTAAGCCTAGACGAACCCCCGCCGGAACTTTGGAGCAATATAAGCAATGACGACGACAACTCGCAGGAATCTTCACAGCTTTACGAACATTATGAGCAGGGAATAAATTTTCAGGAATATAATAATCAGACTCCGCACGGAAAAAATTTCACTCAAAGATTACAGCGGATTCTCCACGAACGACAAGAACGAGCTTCCGAGCAAAAAAAATCTGAGCCGGTCCAGAATTCTTATATCAAGAAGGCTGCTATAATGTGCACTTCACTTGTTATAACTTTATTAATTGCTTGGCTTGTGTTAATTTATCTGCAGAAAAAGACTCCTGATTATTTAAACGCTAAGGCACTGGCACTATATAATTCCGGTGAATATGAGCAGGCAGCTAACGAATATCAACGAGCTTATAAACTTTATCCTGATATATTGACTTTCTTGACTGGGCTAGCTATTTCTTCAGAGAAGGCCGGGCATTTACAGACCGCAAAAATTTCATGGGAAGAATATATTAATTTATTGCCGGAAAATGACAGCTCAGACAAAGAATTTGCGAGAAATGAATTAAACCGGCTTAATAATCAAGAACGCGAGAAGACAGAATCACCGCAAATTATTCCCGAACTCGAGCCGGAGCCAGCAAAAATTGAGACAACACCGCAAAAGACTCCGCCGACTTTCAAAGAATTAATGCGGGAAGGAACAGAAGCACTCAATCTCGGAATCTATAACAATGCAATAATAAATTTTTCTCAAGCAATCGAACTTAACCCGAAAGATTTACGAGCTTATATCGGCCTGGCTGCTGCATATAGAAATAAGGGGCTGTACTTTGACGCGAAAAGAATTATAGACGACGCAATAAAGAAATTCGGCAAAAATCCTACACTATTGACTGAATTAAATTTTTTGAAGGAGGCTAAATAA
- a CDS encoding lactate utilization protein: protein MTHENIIKANEIIGLDAVRALEKRGFSAEYVPTGQDALKRILEIIPQNASVGIPGTVTIRDIGALDALRERGNKIFQHWGQMSDKERREARFLENTADVFLTSANALTRDGEIINIDGTGNRVAGMSWGNGLVLFVIGINKLAFDLSDGLKRARSATIPNAIRQNEDTACVKAGHCVNCRDDKSMCRAILILERPVKGRQYHIIIVGENLGY, encoded by the coding sequence ATGACTCACGAAAATATTATCAAAGCAAATGAAATTATAGGACTCGACGCAGTAAGGGCACTCGAAAAACGCGGCTTCAGTGCAGAATACGTACCAACAGGCCAAGACGCATTAAAGCGAATTCTTGAAATCATCCCGCAAAATGCCTCAGTAGGAATCCCCGGCACTGTTACAATTAGGGATATAGGAGCACTTGACGCACTTAGAGAACGCGGAAATAAAATTTTCCAGCACTGGGGGCAAATGTCAGACAAGGAACGCAGGGAAGCAAGATTCCTCGAAAATACAGCAGATGTTTTCTTGACGAGCGCAAATGCCTTAACACGGGACGGAGAAATTATTAACATTGACGGAACAGGAAACAGAGTCGCCGGAATGTCATGGGGTAACGGGCTCGTTTTATTCGTGATAGGAATCAACAAACTTGCATTTGACTTATCGGACGGACTCAAACGCGCGAGATCTGCAACGATTCCGAACGCAATCAGACAAAATGAAGATACAGCGTGCGTAAAGGCTGGCCATTGCGTGAACTGCCGCGATGATAAAAGCATGTGCAGGGCGATATTAATTCTTGAACGTCCAGTAAAGGGACGGCAATATCATATTATTATAGTCGGTGAAAATCTCGGCTATTAA